The following coding sequences lie in one Zingiber officinale cultivar Zhangliang chromosome 2B, Zo_v1.1, whole genome shotgun sequence genomic window:
- the LOC122049353 gene encoding NDR1/HIN1-like protein 13: protein MAVFLRDRAQSTSRRVLKSLTSRFVKCLCSVVLLLLLVAGVILFVLWLSLRPHRPRFHLAAFSAPGVAEPAGLADLAFSFNVTDRNPNQKIGIYYGAMSGSVYYQDRQVASGPVMLPFYQPPKNTTVIAGKIVGTTIPSGSAMAAQLVGEAAAGRVELRLELSSIVRFKVRVWDTRHHNLHVQCNLVVGSDGEILPESKGIRCSIYF from the coding sequence ATGGCAGTCTTTCTACGAGATCGAGCCCAGTCGACCTCGCGTCGTGTGCTCAAGAGCCTCACGAGCCGGTTTGTCAAGTGCCTCTGCTCCGTCGTCCTCTTGCTCCTCCTCGTCGCCGGCGTTATCCTCTTCGTTCTCTGGCTCAGCCTCCGCCCGCACCGCCCCCGGTTTCACCTCGCGGCCTTCTCGGCGCCCGGCGTGGCCGAACCGGCTGGTCTGGCAGACTTAGCTTTCTCTTTTAACGTCACGGACCGGAACCCGAACCAGAAGATCGGGATTTACTACGGCGCGATGTCCGGTTCGGTCTACTACCAGGACCGGCAGGTGGCGTCAGGGCCGGTGATGCTCCCGTTCTATCAGCCACCTAAGAACACGACGGTGATCGCCGGCAAGATTGTCGGCACGACGATCCCGTCTGGCAGCGCGATGGCAGCTCAATTGGTGGGAGAAGCGGCGGCCGGACGGGTGGAGCTCCGGCTGGAGTTGAGCTCTATCGTACGGTTCAAGGTGAGGGTGTGGGACACGCGACACCATAATTTGCACGTGCAGTGCAATCTGGTGGTGGGATCGGACGGCGAGATTTTGCCTGAGTCGAAGGGCATTAGATGCTCTATTTATTTCTGA
- the LOC122048502 gene encoding uncharacterized protein LOC122048502: MASNPSGESYNPKRPVKNKHQWSAIEDAALIEVLMQLNNVGDLRSKNEKGFRPGHGLKLQQMLEVSLPGYGIKAKSHLEARLRTFQKLHNVVHDMLYGVGSSGFCWDSEKNIFTAENSVWDEYIKTHGDAEQFKYKSLTYYEELSIIFGGDRASGKDAQVPADIVEELDNVAVENDESIGVDGDYASYAQDFIFGSSEENSKPKRRKTESTKDLSRVIREATTILGEELNNASNRLSKALEYDEGTEKRMKINEVLTKLPGLSMLERHKATRKIGCDRETTDIFFTIPDDEKEVFVKALLNGNI; this comes from the exons ATGGCTTCTAATCCTTCAGGAGAATCTTACAACCCAAAAAGACCCGTGAAAAATAAACATCAATGGTCTGCTATAGAAGATGCTGCACTTATTGAAGTATTGATGCAATTAAATAATGTTGGAGATCTTAGAAGTAAGAATGAGAAAGGTTTTAGGCCAGGACATGGACTAAAGCTACAACAAATGCTTGAGGTTAGCTTGCCTGGATATGGAATTAAGGCAAAATCACACCTTGAAGCAAGGTTAAGAACTTTCCAGAAGCTCCACAATGTTGTCCATGACATGTTGTATGGAGTTGGTAGCAGTGGTTTTTGTTGGGActctgaaaaaaatatttttacggCTGAGAATTCTGTGTGGGATGAATATATTAag actCATGGAGATGCAGAACAATTTAAATACAAGTCATTGACTTACTATGAGGAACTTTCTATCATTTTTGGTGGAGACCGTGCATCTGGGAAAGATGCTCAAGTTCCTGCTGATATTGTCGAAGAATTAGACAACGTTGCAGTTGAAAATGATGAAAGTATAGGTGTTGATGGGGATTATGCTTCATATGCCCAAGATTTCATATTTGGATCAAGCGAAGAGAATTCTAAGCCAAAAAGGAGAAAGACCGAGAGCACTAAAGATTTGTCTCGAGTTATCAGAGAGGCGACAACTATTCTTGGGGAAGAACTTAACAATGCAAGTAATCGATTAAGTAAAGCATTGGAATATGATGAAGGCACTGAAAAAAGAATGAAAATCAATGAGGTTTTAACAAAGTTACCTGGGCTTAGCATGTTGGAGCGACACAAAGCGACAAGAAAAATTGGTTGTGATCGTGAGACTACAGATATTTTCTTCACCATACCAGATGATGAGAAAGAAGTTTTTGTGAAAGCATTATTGAATGGAAATATTTGA